In the Streptomyces sp. 3214.6 genome, CCACCTGCTGGCGGGGCTGCCCGTCGAGATCGTCGGGCGGCTCCGTTCGGACCGCGTGATGCGGCGTCCGGCACCCTCCCGCAAAGAGTTCGGCCTGGCCAACCCCAAGGGCGGCAGACCGCCCAAGCACGGCGGCGAGTTCGTCTTCGGCGACCCCACAACCTGGGGCGCTGAGCAGGCAGTGACGACTACGGACACCCGGCTCTATGGGAAGGCGACTGCGCAGGCGTGGGACCGGCTGCACCCGCGGCTGACCCGCCGGGCTGCATGGCTCGACCACGCCGGGCCGCTACCCCTCATCGAGGGCACAGTCATCCGCTTGGTCGTGGAGAAGCTGCCGTCCGGTGGAGTCAACAAGCCGGTCTGGCTGTGGTGGTCAGGCACCGGCGCCACCGAAGCGGACGTCGAACGCTGCTGGCAGTCCTTCCTCCGCCGCTTCGATATCGAGCACACATTTCGCCTGTTCAAGCAGACTCTTGGCTGGACCAAGCCCCGGCTCCGCGACTCGGAGGCGGCCGACCGGTGGACATGGTTGGTGATCGCCGCCTATGCCCAGCTCCGGCTCGCCCGCCCACTGGCCACCGACCTGCGGCGGCCTTGGGAGAAGCCGGCCGAACCGAACAGACTGACACCCGCCCGCGTCCGCAGAGGCTTCAGAAACCTGCACGCGAAGACCGGGTCACCAGCCGGTGCACCGAAACCGTCCCGGCCCGGACCAGGCCGCCCTCCGGGTTCGAAGAACCGCCGCCAAGCCACCCGCCATGACGTGGGCAGAGTCCTTGCCACCGGCGAGGCATACAGCCGACCCGCCCACCACAAGATCGGCACCAAACCCCGCAGGACAGGCTGACAAACGACTTCGAGCATCAGCACACTGAGCGGATGCGCTACGAGGAGAAAGCGAAGCTCATCACAGCAAGGGCCCTGGTCCCGGTGGCCATCCTTGTCACCTCGCCAGTGCTGCTGATAGCCGGAGCGCCGATCCGTCGCCGGTACCTCCGCTACGTCTACCGGGATGAAGCCCCACTGATCCTGGACAAAAAGCACGGCCGAATCAGCGTCCACTGGTTCGTGGTCACCAGCCCTCTTCTCGAATGGCTCTGCTGGCCCACAGAGTCACTCGCTCGACTCATCTCACGCCGACGTTAAACGACAAGCTGAGAGCCTGTTCACATCCCCGGCCGGGCGCGCAACGCTTGGCACGCTCCGCCGGAGGGGGCGCCTTGTGATCGCACTGGTGCTGAGGTCGGCGTAGAACGGCTGTATGAGGTCTTCCGCGGCCCCTGCCCGAGTGGCACGCTGCCCTCCATGGGGGCTTTGAGGCGGATTTGGCTACTCACGGTCGTGGTCGTCGTGGCCGGCGCCGCCGTGGCGTGCGAGCCGGGCGGGCTGAGCGCCATGTCCGTGGCGTACACCACCGACCAGGCCGCGACGGCGGAGATCGAGCGGCGGGACGTGAAGGTGCGCTGGCTGACCTGCACGGCTCAGTACGAGGACCGGGCGAAGGCGGAGTCGGTCGCCTCCGTCGACTGCAGGGGACAGACCGGTGACGGGAAGGACATCACCGTCACCGGGAAGATCACGCGGGCGGTCGACGGTGCGTGCGTGCGCGGGGATGTGACCGCCGTCGTGGGCAAGAAGCAGCTGTTCCGGGTGAGCGGCCTCGGCGACTGCAGGTCGGCGACGCCGTCGCCGGTCAAGCCGTCCGGTTCCGCGCAGCCCGGCGGCCGACCGACCGTCACGGTCACGGTGACCGTCACCGAGACCGTGGACGGCGGCGGCGGGGCGGGGAAGTGATCGAAACCCCTGACCTGCGATGCCGTAGCTGAATACAGTGATCTGGTGACACAGTCCGCGACGCCTGCCGCATACTTCCGATTCCCGCACCTGCACGGCGAGTTGGTGGCCTTCGCCGCCGAGGACGACGTCTGGCTGGCCCCCCTCGACGGGGGTCGCGCCTGGCGGGTCAGCGCCGACAACATGCCGGTCTCCATGCCCCGTATCTCGCCCGACGGCACCACCGTCGCCTGGACCTCCACCCGCGACGGCGCCCCCGAGGTGCACATCGCGCCGGTCGACGGGGGACCGTCCACCCGCCTGACGTACTGGGGGAGTTGGCAGACCCGGGTGCGCGGCTGGACCCCCGACGGCCAGGTCCTCGCCGTCAGCACCCACGACCAGGCGACCCTGCGCCGCAGCTGGGCCCGTGCCGTCCCCGTCGACGGCGGACCCGCGACCACCCTGCCGTACGGGCCCGTCGGCGCGGTCGCCCACGGTCCGCACACCGTGCTGCTGTCCGCGCCGATGGGCCGCGAGGCCGCCCACTGGAAGCGCTACCGGGGCGGCACGGCCGGCAAGCTGTGGATCGACCGGGAGGGCCAGGGCGAGTTCGTCCGGCTGCACGAGGAGCTGGACGGCAACATCGAGTACCCGGTGTGGGCGGGGATGGGGGTCCCCCCGCTCGAGCGAAGCCGAGAGTGGGGGAGGCTCGCGTTCCTGTCCGACCACGAGGGCACGGGAGCCCTGTACTCCTCCCTCGCCGACGGCTCCGATCTGCGCCGGCACACCCCCCTCGAAGGCTTCTACGCCCGGCAGGCCGCCGGCGACGGCACGCGGATCGTGTACATGTCCGCCGGTGAGCTGTGGCTGCTGGACGACCTGGACGGCGCCGAACCGCGCCGGCTCGACATCCGCCTCGGCGGCCAGCGCACCGACCGCCGCCCCTACCAGGTGACCGCCGCCCGCTGGCTGGGCGGGGCCGCGCCCGACCACACCGCGCGCGGCAGCGCCGTGGAGATCCGCGGGGCCGTCCACTGGATCACCCACCGTTCCGGACCCGCCCGCGCGCTCGCCGCCGAACCCGGCGTACGGGCCCGCCTGCCCCGCACCTTCCGCACGGAGGGCGAGGAGTGGGTGGTGTGGGTGACGGACGCCGAGGGCGAGGACGCGCTGGAGTTCGCCCCGGCCACCGGCACGGCCCCCGGCGCCACCCCGCGCCGGCTCGCCGCCGGACAGCTCGGCCGGGTCCTCGAACTCGCCATGGCGCCCGACGGCAGCCGGGCCGCCGTCGCCGTCCACGACGGGCGGCTGCTGCTCGTCGAGCGGGAGACCGGCGAGGTCCGCGAAGTCGACAGCAGCCCCGACGGCGAGGTGGGCGACCTGTCCTTCTCGCCGGACTCGGCCTGGCTGGCCTGGTCGCACCCGGGCCCGCGCCCGCTCTCCCAGATCAAGCTCGCCAATGTCACGGACCTGTCGGTCACCGAGGCGACCCCGCTGCGCTTCAGGGACTACGCGCCCGTCTTCACCCTCGACGGCAAGCACCTCGCGTTCCTCTCCACGCGCGCCTTCGACCCGGTCTACGACCAGCACGCCTTCGACCTGTCCTTCGTGGCCGGCGCCCGCCCGCACCTCATCACCCTCGCGGCGACGACCCCGTCCCCGTTCGGGCCGCAGCGCCACGGCCGCCCCTTCGAGGCCCCCGACAAGGACGAGACGCCCGACAGCGAGGGCGCCCCGACCACCCGTATCGACCTCGAAGGCCTCGCCGACCGGATCGTGCCCTTCCCGGTCGAGGCCGGTCTCTACGCCGGCCTGGCCGCGGCGAAGGACGGCGTGCTGTGGCTGCGCTACCCCGTGCGCGGTGTCCTCGGCGCCTCGCGTGCCACCCCCGACGACCCCGATCCCGACACCGAGCTGGAGCGCTACGACCTCGCCCAGCAGCGCATCGAGCACCTCGCCGCCGACGCCGACGGCTTCGAGGTCAGCGGCGACGGCAAGCGGCTGCTGCTGTGGACCGACGGCAAGCTCAAGGTCGTCCCCAGCGACCGGCGCGCCTCCGGCGACGAGGACAGCGACAGCAACATCACCGTCGACCTCGGCCGGATCCGCCGCACCGTCGACCCGACCGCCGAGTGGCGGCAGATGTACGACGAGACCGGCCGGATCATGCGGGACAACTTCTGGCGGGCGGACCTCGGCGGCGTCGACTGGGACGGCGTCCTCGACCGCTACCGGCCGGTGCTGGAGCGCGTCGCGACCCACGACGACCTCGTCGACCTGCTGTGGGAGGTGCACGGCGAACTCGGCACCTCGCACGCCTACGTCATGCCGCGCGGCGGCCGCGGGGGCGGCGGCGCCCGGCAGGGCCTGCTCGGGGCGGACATCTCCCGTCACGAGGACGGAAGTTGGCGCATCGACCGCGTCCTGCCCTCGGAGACCTCCGACCCCGACGCCCGCTCGCCGCTCGCCGCGCCGGGCGTCGCGGTGCGGGCGGGGGACGCGATCGTCGCCGTCGGCGGGCATCCCGTGGACCCGGTGACCGGGCCCGCACCGCTGCTCGTCGGCACGGCGGGCAAGGTCGTCGAGCTGACGATCTCGCCGTCCGGCGGGGGAG is a window encoding:
- a CDS encoding S41 family peptidase, translating into MTQSATPAAYFRFPHLHGELVAFAAEDDVWLAPLDGGRAWRVSADNMPVSMPRISPDGTTVAWTSTRDGAPEVHIAPVDGGPSTRLTYWGSWQTRVRGWTPDGQVLAVSTHDQATLRRSWARAVPVDGGPATTLPYGPVGAVAHGPHTVLLSAPMGREAAHWKRYRGGTAGKLWIDREGQGEFVRLHEELDGNIEYPVWAGMGVPPLERSREWGRLAFLSDHEGTGALYSSLADGSDLRRHTPLEGFYARQAAGDGTRIVYMSAGELWLLDDLDGAEPRRLDIRLGGQRTDRRPYQVTAARWLGGAAPDHTARGSAVEIRGAVHWITHRSGPARALAAEPGVRARLPRTFRTEGEEWVVWVTDAEGEDALEFAPATGTAPGATPRRLAAGQLGRVLELAMAPDGSRAAVAVHDGRLLLVERETGEVREVDSSPDGEVGDLSFSPDSAWLAWSHPGPRPLSQIKLANVTDLSVTEATPLRFRDYAPVFTLDGKHLAFLSTRAFDPVYDQHAFDLSFVAGARPHLITLAATTPSPFGPQRHGRPFEAPDKDETPDSEGAPTTRIDLEGLADRIVPFPVEAGLYAGLAAAKDGVLWLRYPVRGVLGASRATPDDPDPDTELERYDLAQQRIEHLAADADGFEVSGDGKRLLLWTDGKLKVVPSDRRASGDEDSDSNITVDLGRIRRTVDPTAEWRQMYDETGRIMRDNFWRADLGGVDWDGVLDRYRPVLERVATHDDLVDLLWEVHGELGTSHAYVMPRGGRGGGGARQGLLGADISRHEDGSWRIDRVLPSETSDPDARSPLAAPGVAVRAGDAIVAVGGHPVDPVTGPAPLLVGTAGKVVELTISPSGGGEPRHAVVVPVADEEALRYHAWVADRRAYVHEASGGRLGYLHVPDMQAPGWAQIHRDLRVEVAREGLIVDVRENRGGHTSQLVVEKLARRIVGWDVPRGMRASSYPEDAPRGPVVAVANEFSGSDGDIVNAAIKALGIGPVVGTRTWGGTIGIDSRYHLVDGTLVTQPKYATWLEGYEWGVENHGVDPDVEVVCRPQDYGAGRDVQLDEAVRLALTALETTPAKTPPPPLP
- a CDS encoding NF041680 family putative transposase: MSLVHQGVLRDAFAEVSHFRSELYACLTARGDALFELCDALLCTDGPVRTLVDLALAPEHRRGHGALYGGLNQGRIDVARLRRALVGVPLPRAADGRLVLAVDVSPWLRPDANTCADRAFCHTFGRGEGKHQMVPGWPYSVVAALETGRTSWTAVLDAVRLEPGADVAAVTTVQVREVIERLVVAGQWRPGDPEVLVVLDAGYDAPRIAHLLAGLPVEIVGRLRSDRVMRRPAPSRKEFGLANPKGGRPPKHGGEFVFGDPTTWGAEQAVTTTDTRLYGKATAQAWDRLHPRLTRRAAWLDHAGPLPLIEGTVIRLVVEKLPSGGVNKPVWLWWSGTGATEADVERCWQSFLRRFDIEHTFRLFKQTLGWTKPRLRDSEAADRWTWLVIAAYAQLRLARPLATDLRRPWEKPAEPNRLTPARVRRGFRNLHAKTGSPAGAPKPSRPGPGRPPGSKNRRQATRHDVGRVLATGEAYSRPAHHKIGTKPRRTG